The Sus scrofa isolate TJ Tabasco breed Duroc chromosome X, Sscrofa11.1, whole genome shotgun sequence genome has a segment encoding these proteins:
- the STARD8 gene encoding stAR-related lipid transfer protein 8 isoform X2, with amino-acid sequence MGALNHQAAVLCPPTPDWLAFEAEAKKVCGWLRATGFPQYAQLFEEGSFPLDIGSVKKDHSFLDEDSLGALCRRLMTLNNCASMKLEVHFQCKQNEDSEEEDQCTISNHWAFQRESKRWSRVGSSNLLAPPSPGLPVTSSCESVLTELSATSLPAITVSLAPEPVDLSLLGRAPSPSDQPFLSPTRAQEGPKDKTKKHHSRSFLKHLESLRRKEKGGSRQAEPQDSSATPEKATKASSFRSRHGFLSAGFYRAKNRAATSASGSGTETQRAWEAWPVATFQHPQRVHRGDCLVHVPRDHKPGTFPRSLSIESLCPEDGHCLADWQPGRRWGYEGRRGSCGSTGSHASIYDNMPELYPVEPVLAGAEAEEEEGDGDSYTHLDDILQHVWGLQQRVELWSQAMYPDLGPRDKEEEEEEEEEEEASSSVEITTSEVEGQTQAPAHEESLAAGQVDVQPGVLAQAQAQGPAEAELLAQAEAEGPGLAQDNEQEANSGGEPTSASSLSVEEGHSISDTVASSSELDSSGNSMNEAEATGSPAGLQASAPRERRDSGVGASLTRPCRKLRWHSFQNSHRPSLNSESLEINRQFASQIHLLHKGSLLRLTAFMEKYTVPHKQGWVWSMPKFMKRNKTPDYRGQHVFGVPPLIHVQRTGQPLPQSIQQAMRYLRSQCLDQVGIFRKSGVKSRIQNLRQMNETSPDNVCYEGQSAYDVADLLKQYFRDLPEPIFTSKLTTTFLQIYQLLPKDQWLAAAQAATLLLPDENREVLQTLLYFLSDIASAEENQMTAGNLAVCLAPSIFHLNVSKKDNHSPRIKSKRSLVGRPGPRDLSENMAATQGLSHMISDCKKLFQVPQDMVLQLCSSYSAAELSPPGPALAELRQARAAGVSLSLYMEESVQELLRDAAERFKGWMSVPGPQHTELACKKAPDGHPLRVWKASTEVAAPPAVVLHRVLRERALWDEDLLRAQVLEALMPGVELYHYVTDSMAPHPCRDFVVLRMWRSDLPRGGCLLVSQSLDPEQPVPESGVRALMLTSQYLMEPCGLGRSRLTHICRADLRGRSPDWYNKVFGHLCAMEVAKIRDSFPTLQAAGPETKL; translated from the exons AAGCTGAGGCCAAAAAAGTGTGTGGGTGGCTCCGAGCGACAGGATTCCCCCAGTATGCTCAACTTTTTGAAG AAGGTTCGTTTCCCCTGGATATTGGCTCTGTGAAGAAAGACCACAGTTTTCTGGACGAGGACTCTTTGGGGGCCCTGTGCAG GAGGCTGATGACCTTGAACAATTGTGCCTCGATGAAACTGGAGGTTCATTTTCAATGCAAACAG AATGAAGACTCAGAGGAGGAAGATCAATGTACCATCAGCAACCACTGGGCCTTCCAGCGAGAGAGTAAGCGCTGGTCTCGTGTGGGCTCCTCCAACCTGCTGGCCCCACCAAGCCCTGGCCTGCCAGTGACCTCCAGCTGCGAGAGTGTCCTCACTGAGCTTAGCGCCACCTCCCTGCCAGCCATCACTGTGAGCCTAGCACCCGAGCCGGTGGACCTGTCCTTACTAGGCCGTGCTCCAAGCCCAAGTGACCAGCCCTTCCTCAGCCCCACCCGGGCCCAGGAGGGTCCCAAGGACAAAACCAAGAAGCACCATTCCCGTAGCTTCCTCAAACACCTTGAGTCTCTGAGGCGGAAGGAAAAGGGTGGCAGCCGGCAAGCAGAGCCCCAGGATAGCTCAGCCACCCCAGAAAAGGCCACCAAAGCCTCCTCTTTCCGAAGTCGCCATGGCTTCCTTTCAGCTGGATTCTATAGGGCCAAGAACCGGGCGGCCACCTCAGCCAGTGGCAGtggcactgagactcagagggCCTGGGAGGCCTGGCCTGTGGCCACGTTTCAGCATCCTCAGCGGGTACACCGGGGTGACTGCCTGGTTCATGTGCCCAGGGACCACAAACCAGGCACATTCCCTCGCTCCCTGTCCATTGAGAGTCTGTGTCCTGAGGATGGACACTGCCTGGCAGATTGGCAGCCAGGTAGACGCTGGGGCTATGAAGGGCGCAGGGGCTCCTGTGGCTCCACAGGCAGCCATGCCAGCATCTATGACAACATGCCTGAGCTGTACCCAGTTGAGCCTGTACTGGCTGGGGCCGAGgctgaagaggaggagggggatggggacAGCTACACTCACCTGGATGACATCCTCCAGCATGTGTGGGGGCTGCAGCAACGGGTAGAGCTCTGGTCTCAGGCCATGTACCCAGATCTGGGGCCCAGAgataaggaagaggaagaagaggaggaagaagaggaagaggccagTTCATCAGTAGAAATAACCACCAGTGAAGTGGAAGGACAGACCCAGGCTCCAGCCCATGAGGAGTCCCTAGCCGCGGGCCAGGTGGATGTCCAGCCAGGAGTTCTGGCTCAGGCTCAGGCTCAGGGCCCAGCCGAGGCTGAGCTCCTGGCACAGGCAGAGGCCGAGGGCCCAGGCTTGGCCCAGGATAATGAGCAGGAGGCAAATTCAGGTGGGGAacccacctctgcctccagcctgTCTGTGGAAGAAGGACACTCCATTTCTGACACTGTGGCCTCCTCCAGTGAGCTGGACAgtagtgggaactccatgaatgagGCCGAGGCCACAGGGTCCCCGGCTGGACTCCAGGCATCAGCACCCCGTGAAAGACGAGATTCGGGCGTTGGGGCCTCACTGACCCGACCCTGCAG GAAGCTCCGTTGGCACAGCTTTCAGAACTCCCACCGGCCCAGCCTCAACTCTGAGTCACTGGAGATCAACCGGCAGTTTGCCAGCCAGATCCACCTCCTGCACAAGGGCTCACTGCTGCGGCTCACCGCCTTCATGGAGAAGTACACCGTCCCCCACAAACAGGGCTGGGTTTG GTCAATGCCCAAGTTCATGAAGAGGAACAAGACACCGGACTACCGAGGCCAGCATGTGTTTGGGGTGCCGCCCCTCATCCACGTGCAGCGCACAGGTCAGCCGCTGCCCCAGAGCATTCAGCAAGCCATGCGATACCTACGCAGCCAGTGCCTGGACCAG GTGGGCATCTTCCGCAAGTCTGGCGTGAAGTCCAGGATCCAGAACCTGCGCCAGATGAACGAGACCTCCCCAGACAATGTCTGCTATGAAGGCCAGTCAGCCTATGATGTGGCTGACCTGCTAAAGCAGTATTTCCGGGACCTGCCCGAGCCAATCTTCACCAGCAAGCTCACTACAACTTTCCTGCAGATCTACCAGC TCCTACCCAAGGATCAGTGGTTGGCAGCCGCACAAGCTGCCACCTTGCTGCTCCCTGATGAGAACCGAGAGGTGCTACAGACCCTGCTCTATTTCCTAAGCGACATTGCCTCTGCTGAGGAAAACCAGATGACAGCCGGTAACCTGGCAGTGTGCCTGGCACCCTCCATCTTCCACCTCAATGTCTCCAAGAAGGATAACCATTCACCCAG GATCAAGAGCAAACGCAGCCTAGTTGGCCGGCCAGGCCCTAGAGACTTGAGTGAGAACATGGCTGCCACCCAGGGCCTATCACACATGATCAGTGACTGCAAGAAACTTTTCCAG GTGCCCCAGGACATGGTGCTGCAACTGTGCAGCTCCTACAGTGCGGCTGAGCTCAGccctcctggcccagccctggctgAGCTGCGGCAGGCCCGAGCTGCTGGTGTGAGCCTAAGCCTCTACATGGAAGAGAGTGTCCAGGAGCTGCTACGTGATGCTGCTGAGCGCTTCAAAGGCTGGATGAGCGTGCCAGGACCCCAGCACACGGAGCTGGCTTGCAAGAAG GCACCAGACGGGCACCCTCTGCGTGTGTGGAAGGCATCTACAGAGGTGGCAGCCCCCCCGGCCGTGGTGCTACACCGTGTCCTGCGGGAGAGGGCCCTCTGGGATGAGGACCTACTGCGGGCTCAGGTGCTGGAAGCCCTGATGCCGGGTGTGGAGCTGTACCACTACGTCACTGACAGCATGGCACCCCATCCCTGCCGCGACTTTGTGGTGCTCCG gATGTGGCGTTCTGACCTGCCCCGTGGGGGTTGCCTGCTCGTCTCTCAGTCCCTGGATCCTGAACAACCTGTGCCTGAGTCAGGGGTGCGGGCCCTGATGCTCACCTCCCAGTACCTCATGGAGCCTTGTGGCCTGGGCCGCTCCCGGCTCACCCACATCTGCCGTGCTGACCTCAG GGGCCGTTCTCCTGACTGGTACAACAAAGTCTTCGGTCACCTGTGTGCCATGGAGGTGGCAAAGATCCGAGACTCCTTCCCGACCCTGCAGGCAGCTGGTCCTGAGACAAAGTTGTGA
- the STARD8 gene encoding stAR-related lipid transfer protein 8 isoform X1 — protein MPSKTLLGPASSPHPIMPLLDVFWACFRKVKCFPLLQGRKNAEAEAKKVCGWLRATGFPQYAQLFEEGSFPLDIGSVKKDHSFLDEDSLGALCRRLMTLNNCASMKLEVHFQCKQNEDSEEEDQCTISNHWAFQRESKRWSRVGSSNLLAPPSPGLPVTSSCESVLTELSATSLPAITVSLAPEPVDLSLLGRAPSPSDQPFLSPTRAQEGPKDKTKKHHSRSFLKHLESLRRKEKGGSRQAEPQDSSATPEKATKASSFRSRHGFLSAGFYRAKNRAATSASGSGTETQRAWEAWPVATFQHPQRVHRGDCLVHVPRDHKPGTFPRSLSIESLCPEDGHCLADWQPGRRWGYEGRRGSCGSTGSHASIYDNMPELYPVEPVLAGAEAEEEEGDGDSYTHLDDILQHVWGLQQRVELWSQAMYPDLGPRDKEEEEEEEEEEEASSSVEITTSEVEGQTQAPAHEESLAAGQVDVQPGVLAQAQAQGPAEAELLAQAEAEGPGLAQDNEQEANSGGEPTSASSLSVEEGHSISDTVASSSELDSSGNSMNEAEATGSPAGLQASAPRERRDSGVGASLTRPCRKLRWHSFQNSHRPSLNSESLEINRQFASQIHLLHKGSLLRLTAFMEKYTVPHKQGWVWSMPKFMKRNKTPDYRGQHVFGVPPLIHVQRTGQPLPQSIQQAMRYLRSQCLDQVGIFRKSGVKSRIQNLRQMNETSPDNVCYEGQSAYDVADLLKQYFRDLPEPIFTSKLTTTFLQIYQLLPKDQWLAAAQAATLLLPDENREVLQTLLYFLSDIASAEENQMTAGNLAVCLAPSIFHLNVSKKDNHSPRIKSKRSLVGRPGPRDLSENMAATQGLSHMISDCKKLFQVPQDMVLQLCSSYSAAELSPPGPALAELRQARAAGVSLSLYMEESVQELLRDAAERFKGWMSVPGPQHTELACKKAPDGHPLRVWKASTEVAAPPAVVLHRVLRERALWDEDLLRAQVLEALMPGVELYHYVTDSMAPHPCRDFVVLRMWRSDLPRGGCLLVSQSLDPEQPVPESGVRALMLTSQYLMEPCGLGRSRLTHICRADLRGRSPDWYNKVFGHLCAMEVAKIRDSFPTLQAAGPETKL, from the exons AAGCTGAGGCCAAAAAAGTGTGTGGGTGGCTCCGAGCGACAGGATTCCCCCAGTATGCTCAACTTTTTGAAG AAGGTTCGTTTCCCCTGGATATTGGCTCTGTGAAGAAAGACCACAGTTTTCTGGACGAGGACTCTTTGGGGGCCCTGTGCAG GAGGCTGATGACCTTGAACAATTGTGCCTCGATGAAACTGGAGGTTCATTTTCAATGCAAACAG AATGAAGACTCAGAGGAGGAAGATCAATGTACCATCAGCAACCACTGGGCCTTCCAGCGAGAGAGTAAGCGCTGGTCTCGTGTGGGCTCCTCCAACCTGCTGGCCCCACCAAGCCCTGGCCTGCCAGTGACCTCCAGCTGCGAGAGTGTCCTCACTGAGCTTAGCGCCACCTCCCTGCCAGCCATCACTGTGAGCCTAGCACCCGAGCCGGTGGACCTGTCCTTACTAGGCCGTGCTCCAAGCCCAAGTGACCAGCCCTTCCTCAGCCCCACCCGGGCCCAGGAGGGTCCCAAGGACAAAACCAAGAAGCACCATTCCCGTAGCTTCCTCAAACACCTTGAGTCTCTGAGGCGGAAGGAAAAGGGTGGCAGCCGGCAAGCAGAGCCCCAGGATAGCTCAGCCACCCCAGAAAAGGCCACCAAAGCCTCCTCTTTCCGAAGTCGCCATGGCTTCCTTTCAGCTGGATTCTATAGGGCCAAGAACCGGGCGGCCACCTCAGCCAGTGGCAGtggcactgagactcagagggCCTGGGAGGCCTGGCCTGTGGCCACGTTTCAGCATCCTCAGCGGGTACACCGGGGTGACTGCCTGGTTCATGTGCCCAGGGACCACAAACCAGGCACATTCCCTCGCTCCCTGTCCATTGAGAGTCTGTGTCCTGAGGATGGACACTGCCTGGCAGATTGGCAGCCAGGTAGACGCTGGGGCTATGAAGGGCGCAGGGGCTCCTGTGGCTCCACAGGCAGCCATGCCAGCATCTATGACAACATGCCTGAGCTGTACCCAGTTGAGCCTGTACTGGCTGGGGCCGAGgctgaagaggaggagggggatggggacAGCTACACTCACCTGGATGACATCCTCCAGCATGTGTGGGGGCTGCAGCAACGGGTAGAGCTCTGGTCTCAGGCCATGTACCCAGATCTGGGGCCCAGAgataaggaagaggaagaagaggaggaagaagaggaagaggccagTTCATCAGTAGAAATAACCACCAGTGAAGTGGAAGGACAGACCCAGGCTCCAGCCCATGAGGAGTCCCTAGCCGCGGGCCAGGTGGATGTCCAGCCAGGAGTTCTGGCTCAGGCTCAGGCTCAGGGCCCAGCCGAGGCTGAGCTCCTGGCACAGGCAGAGGCCGAGGGCCCAGGCTTGGCCCAGGATAATGAGCAGGAGGCAAATTCAGGTGGGGAacccacctctgcctccagcctgTCTGTGGAAGAAGGACACTCCATTTCTGACACTGTGGCCTCCTCCAGTGAGCTGGACAgtagtgggaactccatgaatgagGCCGAGGCCACAGGGTCCCCGGCTGGACTCCAGGCATCAGCACCCCGTGAAAGACGAGATTCGGGCGTTGGGGCCTCACTGACCCGACCCTGCAG GAAGCTCCGTTGGCACAGCTTTCAGAACTCCCACCGGCCCAGCCTCAACTCTGAGTCACTGGAGATCAACCGGCAGTTTGCCAGCCAGATCCACCTCCTGCACAAGGGCTCACTGCTGCGGCTCACCGCCTTCATGGAGAAGTACACCGTCCCCCACAAACAGGGCTGGGTTTG GTCAATGCCCAAGTTCATGAAGAGGAACAAGACACCGGACTACCGAGGCCAGCATGTGTTTGGGGTGCCGCCCCTCATCCACGTGCAGCGCACAGGTCAGCCGCTGCCCCAGAGCATTCAGCAAGCCATGCGATACCTACGCAGCCAGTGCCTGGACCAG GTGGGCATCTTCCGCAAGTCTGGCGTGAAGTCCAGGATCCAGAACCTGCGCCAGATGAACGAGACCTCCCCAGACAATGTCTGCTATGAAGGCCAGTCAGCCTATGATGTGGCTGACCTGCTAAAGCAGTATTTCCGGGACCTGCCCGAGCCAATCTTCACCAGCAAGCTCACTACAACTTTCCTGCAGATCTACCAGC TCCTACCCAAGGATCAGTGGTTGGCAGCCGCACAAGCTGCCACCTTGCTGCTCCCTGATGAGAACCGAGAGGTGCTACAGACCCTGCTCTATTTCCTAAGCGACATTGCCTCTGCTGAGGAAAACCAGATGACAGCCGGTAACCTGGCAGTGTGCCTGGCACCCTCCATCTTCCACCTCAATGTCTCCAAGAAGGATAACCATTCACCCAG GATCAAGAGCAAACGCAGCCTAGTTGGCCGGCCAGGCCCTAGAGACTTGAGTGAGAACATGGCTGCCACCCAGGGCCTATCACACATGATCAGTGACTGCAAGAAACTTTTCCAG GTGCCCCAGGACATGGTGCTGCAACTGTGCAGCTCCTACAGTGCGGCTGAGCTCAGccctcctggcccagccctggctgAGCTGCGGCAGGCCCGAGCTGCTGGTGTGAGCCTAAGCCTCTACATGGAAGAGAGTGTCCAGGAGCTGCTACGTGATGCTGCTGAGCGCTTCAAAGGCTGGATGAGCGTGCCAGGACCCCAGCACACGGAGCTGGCTTGCAAGAAG GCACCAGACGGGCACCCTCTGCGTGTGTGGAAGGCATCTACAGAGGTGGCAGCCCCCCCGGCCGTGGTGCTACACCGTGTCCTGCGGGAGAGGGCCCTCTGGGATGAGGACCTACTGCGGGCTCAGGTGCTGGAAGCCCTGATGCCGGGTGTGGAGCTGTACCACTACGTCACTGACAGCATGGCACCCCATCCCTGCCGCGACTTTGTGGTGCTCCG gATGTGGCGTTCTGACCTGCCCCGTGGGGGTTGCCTGCTCGTCTCTCAGTCCCTGGATCCTGAACAACCTGTGCCTGAGTCAGGGGTGCGGGCCCTGATGCTCACCTCCCAGTACCTCATGGAGCCTTGTGGCCTGGGCCGCTCCCGGCTCACCCACATCTGCCGTGCTGACCTCAG GGGCCGTTCTCCTGACTGGTACAACAAAGTCTTCGGTCACCTGTGTGCCATGGAGGTGGCAAAGATCCGAGACTCCTTCCCGACCCTGCAGGCAGCTGGTCCTGAGACAAAGTTGTGA
- the STARD8 gene encoding stAR-related lipid transfer protein 8 isoform X3 yields MTLNNCASMKLEVHFQCKQNEDSEEEDQCTISNHWAFQRESKRWSRVGSSNLLAPPSPGLPVTSSCESVLTELSATSLPAITVSLAPEPVDLSLLGRAPSPSDQPFLSPTRAQEGPKDKTKKHHSRSFLKHLESLRRKEKGGSRQAEPQDSSATPEKATKASSFRSRHGFLSAGFYRAKNRAATSASGSGTETQRAWEAWPVATFQHPQRVHRGDCLVHVPRDHKPGTFPRSLSIESLCPEDGHCLADWQPGRRWGYEGRRGSCGSTGSHASIYDNMPELYPVEPVLAGAEAEEEEGDGDSYTHLDDILQHVWGLQQRVELWSQAMYPDLGPRDKEEEEEEEEEEEASSSVEITTSEVEGQTQAPAHEESLAAGQVDVQPGVLAQAQAQGPAEAELLAQAEAEGPGLAQDNEQEANSGGEPTSASSLSVEEGHSISDTVASSSELDSSGNSMNEAEATGSPAGLQASAPRERRDSGVGASLTRPCRKLRWHSFQNSHRPSLNSESLEINRQFASQIHLLHKGSLLRLTAFMEKYTVPHKQGWVWSMPKFMKRNKTPDYRGQHVFGVPPLIHVQRTGQPLPQSIQQAMRYLRSQCLDQVGIFRKSGVKSRIQNLRQMNETSPDNVCYEGQSAYDVADLLKQYFRDLPEPIFTSKLTTTFLQIYQLLPKDQWLAAAQAATLLLPDENREVLQTLLYFLSDIASAEENQMTAGNLAVCLAPSIFHLNVSKKDNHSPRIKSKRSLVGRPGPRDLSENMAATQGLSHMISDCKKLFQVPQDMVLQLCSSYSAAELSPPGPALAELRQARAAGVSLSLYMEESVQELLRDAAERFKGWMSVPGPQHTELACKKAPDGHPLRVWKASTEVAAPPAVVLHRVLRERALWDEDLLRAQVLEALMPGVELYHYVTDSMAPHPCRDFVVLRMWRSDLPRGGCLLVSQSLDPEQPVPESGVRALMLTSQYLMEPCGLGRSRLTHICRADLRGRSPDWYNKVFGHLCAMEVAKIRDSFPTLQAAGPETKL; encoded by the exons ATGACCTTGAACAATTGTGCCTCGATGAAACTGGAGGTTCATTTTCAATGCAAACAG AATGAAGACTCAGAGGAGGAAGATCAATGTACCATCAGCAACCACTGGGCCTTCCAGCGAGAGAGTAAGCGCTGGTCTCGTGTGGGCTCCTCCAACCTGCTGGCCCCACCAAGCCCTGGCCTGCCAGTGACCTCCAGCTGCGAGAGTGTCCTCACTGAGCTTAGCGCCACCTCCCTGCCAGCCATCACTGTGAGCCTAGCACCCGAGCCGGTGGACCTGTCCTTACTAGGCCGTGCTCCAAGCCCAAGTGACCAGCCCTTCCTCAGCCCCACCCGGGCCCAGGAGGGTCCCAAGGACAAAACCAAGAAGCACCATTCCCGTAGCTTCCTCAAACACCTTGAGTCTCTGAGGCGGAAGGAAAAGGGTGGCAGCCGGCAAGCAGAGCCCCAGGATAGCTCAGCCACCCCAGAAAAGGCCACCAAAGCCTCCTCTTTCCGAAGTCGCCATGGCTTCCTTTCAGCTGGATTCTATAGGGCCAAGAACCGGGCGGCCACCTCAGCCAGTGGCAGtggcactgagactcagagggCCTGGGAGGCCTGGCCTGTGGCCACGTTTCAGCATCCTCAGCGGGTACACCGGGGTGACTGCCTGGTTCATGTGCCCAGGGACCACAAACCAGGCACATTCCCTCGCTCCCTGTCCATTGAGAGTCTGTGTCCTGAGGATGGACACTGCCTGGCAGATTGGCAGCCAGGTAGACGCTGGGGCTATGAAGGGCGCAGGGGCTCCTGTGGCTCCACAGGCAGCCATGCCAGCATCTATGACAACATGCCTGAGCTGTACCCAGTTGAGCCTGTACTGGCTGGGGCCGAGgctgaagaggaggagggggatggggacAGCTACACTCACCTGGATGACATCCTCCAGCATGTGTGGGGGCTGCAGCAACGGGTAGAGCTCTGGTCTCAGGCCATGTACCCAGATCTGGGGCCCAGAgataaggaagaggaagaagaggaggaagaagaggaagaggccagTTCATCAGTAGAAATAACCACCAGTGAAGTGGAAGGACAGACCCAGGCTCCAGCCCATGAGGAGTCCCTAGCCGCGGGCCAGGTGGATGTCCAGCCAGGAGTTCTGGCTCAGGCTCAGGCTCAGGGCCCAGCCGAGGCTGAGCTCCTGGCACAGGCAGAGGCCGAGGGCCCAGGCTTGGCCCAGGATAATGAGCAGGAGGCAAATTCAGGTGGGGAacccacctctgcctccagcctgTCTGTGGAAGAAGGACACTCCATTTCTGACACTGTGGCCTCCTCCAGTGAGCTGGACAgtagtgggaactccatgaatgagGCCGAGGCCACAGGGTCCCCGGCTGGACTCCAGGCATCAGCACCCCGTGAAAGACGAGATTCGGGCGTTGGGGCCTCACTGACCCGACCCTGCAG GAAGCTCCGTTGGCACAGCTTTCAGAACTCCCACCGGCCCAGCCTCAACTCTGAGTCACTGGAGATCAACCGGCAGTTTGCCAGCCAGATCCACCTCCTGCACAAGGGCTCACTGCTGCGGCTCACCGCCTTCATGGAGAAGTACACCGTCCCCCACAAACAGGGCTGGGTTTG GTCAATGCCCAAGTTCATGAAGAGGAACAAGACACCGGACTACCGAGGCCAGCATGTGTTTGGGGTGCCGCCCCTCATCCACGTGCAGCGCACAGGTCAGCCGCTGCCCCAGAGCATTCAGCAAGCCATGCGATACCTACGCAGCCAGTGCCTGGACCAG GTGGGCATCTTCCGCAAGTCTGGCGTGAAGTCCAGGATCCAGAACCTGCGCCAGATGAACGAGACCTCCCCAGACAATGTCTGCTATGAAGGCCAGTCAGCCTATGATGTGGCTGACCTGCTAAAGCAGTATTTCCGGGACCTGCCCGAGCCAATCTTCACCAGCAAGCTCACTACAACTTTCCTGCAGATCTACCAGC TCCTACCCAAGGATCAGTGGTTGGCAGCCGCACAAGCTGCCACCTTGCTGCTCCCTGATGAGAACCGAGAGGTGCTACAGACCCTGCTCTATTTCCTAAGCGACATTGCCTCTGCTGAGGAAAACCAGATGACAGCCGGTAACCTGGCAGTGTGCCTGGCACCCTCCATCTTCCACCTCAATGTCTCCAAGAAGGATAACCATTCACCCAG GATCAAGAGCAAACGCAGCCTAGTTGGCCGGCCAGGCCCTAGAGACTTGAGTGAGAACATGGCTGCCACCCAGGGCCTATCACACATGATCAGTGACTGCAAGAAACTTTTCCAG GTGCCCCAGGACATGGTGCTGCAACTGTGCAGCTCCTACAGTGCGGCTGAGCTCAGccctcctggcccagccctggctgAGCTGCGGCAGGCCCGAGCTGCTGGTGTGAGCCTAAGCCTCTACATGGAAGAGAGTGTCCAGGAGCTGCTACGTGATGCTGCTGAGCGCTTCAAAGGCTGGATGAGCGTGCCAGGACCCCAGCACACGGAGCTGGCTTGCAAGAAG GCACCAGACGGGCACCCTCTGCGTGTGTGGAAGGCATCTACAGAGGTGGCAGCCCCCCCGGCCGTGGTGCTACACCGTGTCCTGCGGGAGAGGGCCCTCTGGGATGAGGACCTACTGCGGGCTCAGGTGCTGGAAGCCCTGATGCCGGGTGTGGAGCTGTACCACTACGTCACTGACAGCATGGCACCCCATCCCTGCCGCGACTTTGTGGTGCTCCG gATGTGGCGTTCTGACCTGCCCCGTGGGGGTTGCCTGCTCGTCTCTCAGTCCCTGGATCCTGAACAACCTGTGCCTGAGTCAGGGGTGCGGGCCCTGATGCTCACCTCCCAGTACCTCATGGAGCCTTGTGGCCTGGGCCGCTCCCGGCTCACCCACATCTGCCGTGCTGACCTCAG GGGCCGTTCTCCTGACTGGTACAACAAAGTCTTCGGTCACCTGTGTGCCATGGAGGTGGCAAAGATCCGAGACTCCTTCCCGACCCTGCAGGCAGCTGGTCCTGAGACAAAGTTGTGA